Within Lolium rigidum isolate FL_2022 chromosome 5, APGP_CSIRO_Lrig_0.1, whole genome shotgun sequence, the genomic segment aggacgaggaagaactcgaacagcacgcccggctccacgtccatctccgacgatgaagacgacggcgtggcaggtgacgacgagcgtgcagctctgccacgaccacgaccacgaccacgaccacgaccacggccacgagctcggcctccgcctctaccagacatggcgtcgactcttgttgagatggtggcggctagggttggggagagaggcactAGGATTTGTGTGtgggagggacgatgagaggcggccctttttataggccggagggaggcgggggagcgatgACGCACATTAACGCcgacacgcagagctaggcgcgacgagacgcgtccctacgcctctgcgggaactgcactatCGCTGcatgccaataacttccgtcgcgaggtaggcgacggttaggttaaaatttattgtgtcgCTGACGGGTCGaccccgccactccccgtctcgcttttcggtgtgtccggcgtccccgggacgtcccctgtggggcggggacgggctcgggacgccggacaccgtatcggggcgcactAGACAAAATTtggctttgggggacgtggctggaacccttttttggtccggcgcgccccaaattgctttgggggacgctttggaggacgcgactgagATGCTCTAAGCATAGTATTTTCTTGTTCTCCCCTTTGGCAAACCAGATTGTTAGGCTCATGTTTGTTTTATCTTATAACATCATAGGGCATTATCTGTGGACATTAGAAACCCTGTAAATTAAAGTCAAATGTGTCTTGCATTATATCCTGGGTCACTTAAACTCGCAAGCATCCTTAGGAACAACCTTCCCTCGGCCAAATAGCGCGGGATGAGGCCATTATTTCCCGGTTTTGAGCAAAAATAGAGTAGTTTAATTTACTTACTCTCTTTCTTATGTAGTTTATCTAAATTCTCGTAAGATACCGTCTCCTGTGAACTAGAGAGAAACAGGTTTATCTACGCCAGTATGTTGTCTTTTAGAAACTAAATTACTATTATGAAAGTATTGTACTAATATGTTGGATATCTGGAAAAAAATGATGCTCTGTACACCCAAACTGGAAATCCTGGCTCCGTCCATGTGTGTGACGATATTGTGGTGTGATGATGACACCGAGCAAGATCAACCTATCATCACTGTTAATCTGTTATAATCCCGTTCATCATGTTGATGAAATCAAAACACATAGTAGACCAACATAGAACATTTACATTACTTCAGGCCATTTAAAAAAGTTTACTTCCTTCAATTTAAAATAATTGCTCTTTTTTTgataatcaataccacatatattcataataataaatagtacatggtagaaatACATCAGCTGTctccagcgattacaaaataaagtctaaaagatactagcaaatctttGAGGTTTTCAAACACTTTTTTCGTACAAGACATAATCATGTACTTTTCTGAACACAAAATTAGATGTATTGGAGGAATAGTACTTTCTCTGAATTTGGGCTCGGTTCGTCGTACACTCGTACTCAGACGCGCGGTGTTCAAAGCTCTTGCGGCGAGCGGCCGAGGCGAGGCCCAGCCCATTCTTCCTACTCGAGTGAAAGAAACGAAGATTGAACGAAGTACACTACACAGGTCAACTCTCTCTCTGTCTCGTCTCGGCTCCTCTCCGGCACCGCCTGTCTGCCTCTCTCAACCTCCCCGgccacctccctcctcctcctccactctccCACAGTCccacctcgccggagacgccaccTCTATCCAGTGCCCGTCCCGGAATCTCTCCTGTCAGGCGACCGACGAGCTCTGTTACAGCGCCGCCCCCAATCATCACCTTCCTCCTCCAGATCCGGTGGTTGGGGAGCAGCGGCCCCAGCGACGACTcgacaaggcgcagccggcggtgTGGAGAGGAACCGGTCTCCCCCACCCCTTCATCAAAGACCCCATCGAGCGAACAACTTCCTTCGGGAGGAGGCAGTTCTAGAGATGGCGGGAGTTAGCGCTGGGACGGGGGCCATGGGTTCTCTCATTGGCAAGCTCGCCGCCTTGCTCGGCGACGAGTACAAGCTTCTCACGGGGGTCCGCAAGCAGATCGAGTTCCTCGAACGCGAGCTCAGCAGCATGCGAATCTTGCTTGACAAGCTGGCGGGCATGGAGGAGAGGCTCGACGGCGTGGCCAAGGACTGGAGAGGCAAAGTGCGCGACCTCAGCTACGACGTAGAAGACTGCATCGACCGCTTCATGGACCGGCTTGGCGACGGAGACGCCAAGCCCAAGTTCATGAAGAGGACCGCGCGCAGGCTCAGGACGCTGTGGGCGCGCCATGACATAGCCACCCAGATCAAGGAGCTCAAAGCTCGTGTCGTTGAGGAGAGCGAGCGTCGTAACAGGTACAGGCTTGATGAGAGCTTCTACGCTCCATCAACGAGGGTCGTGGAAATCGACCCGCGGATAACTGCGCTCCACGGGGAGGTTAGGGGTTTGGTGGCCATGGACAGCCCGACGAAGCATGTCACCGCTCTGTTGACGGATGACAAGGAAATGGAGCTGAAAGTGGTGGCGATCGTGGGATCCGGAGGGTTGGGGAAGACGACCCTGGCCATGGAGGTGTATCGCAGGATTGCAGGAGACTTTCACTGCCGAGCCTCTGTATCTGTGTCACGCACTCTCGACCTGGACAAGCTCTTGAAGGATATCCTGTCTCAAATCGACGAAGATGCTTATAGAAAATGCAAGTCAGAGTGTTGGGAAATAGAGCAACTAATCCGAAAAACCAAACTGATCTTGACTGGAAAGAGGTATGGAAATACAATGTTTAGTTTTGATTTATTCCACTGTACAAGTCTAACCAAGGAAAATTGAGTCAATGGCTCTAGTTATATTGAGAATCTTTAAAATGGCAATAGAGTTCAGGGGTGGAACTTAAACTTGTACAGTAGTTTAGCAGGATAAAGTAGACTTGTTTCTTTCTTGTATCAAAGAAAAGCCATCTAGTCACACGGTATGGTTCAGATGAGATCTTCTTTCCCTTGCCATGGGGATGCAGTGAGTTACTTCTTATAGTTTGGTTGATTCAAAAAAAAGTGAACAGAAAATCAAGCAAAAACCATTTACTACTGCAAGTCAAATTACTAAGTGATACTACTGCAAGTCATCACAATTATAAGTTTATAACAATGCACACTACTGAATGTAGGTACTTCATTGTTATTGATGACGTATGGAATGAACAAGATTGGAATTTGATCAAGGCAACATTTCCCGATAATAATAATGGCAGCAGAGTAATTGCTACTACACGCATTACCGGTGTAGCTAAACTGTGTTGTTCCAACTCCGGTGGTCAACCCTACCATATGCCACCTCTAGATGATTATGATTCTCGAAGATTGTTCTTTAAAAGAATTTTTTGCTCGGAGGATTCCTGTCCCGCTGATCTGGAAGAAGTTTCTGCTAGGATCTTAAAAAAATGCGGCGGTCTGCCACTAGCTATAATTACATTTGCAAGTTTGCTTGCCAATAAGACACATACCAAGGATGAATGGGAGAGACTGCAAGATTCCATTGGTACTGGTTCTTCTCTTGAAAATGATGGAAACTTGAAAGGAATGAAAgatatattgttgcttagttACTGGGATCTTCCACACCACCTGAAGACTTGTTTATTGTACCTATGTATATATCCTGAGGACTACAAAATCAAGCGTAAAGAGTTGAAGTGGAAATGGATTGCTGAAGGATTCCTTGCTCCACAATGGGGGCATATGGATCAAGTAGCAGAGGATTGTTTCAACGAACTTGTTAATAGAAATCTGATCCAACCAGTTTTTAAGTACGATGGTTCTGTGAGAAGTTGCCGGGTCCATGATATGGTGTTTGACCTTATCATATCTTTATCAGTTGAAGATAACTTTGCCACTGTTTTAAATGGACATGTCTGCAATTCATTTCCAAGGAAGATTCGCCGTCTGTCCATGCAATCTGGTGACAAAGAGTATAAAGGGGCAGCCCACGCAATTACAGAAACCAAGTTACATGTTCGCTCACTGACTATGTTCAGGCCAGGTAAGCAGATACCCCATATGGTGGACTTCCATGTTTTGCGGGTGTTGGATCTCAAAGGTTGTGATTGGTTGGAAAACAAGCATGTAAGAAATATAGGAAGTT encodes:
- the LOC124657972 gene encoding disease resistance protein PIK6-NP-like, whose product is MAGVSAGTGAMGSLIGKLAALLGDEYKLLTGVRKQIEFLERELSSMRILLDKLAGMEERLDGVAKDWRGKVRDLSYDVEDCIDRFMDRLGDGDAKPKFMKRTARRLRTLWARHDIATQIKELKARVVEESERRNRYRLDESFYAPSTRVVEIDPRITALHGEVRGLVAMDSPTKHVTALLTDDKEMELKVVAIVGSGGLGKTTLAMEVYRRIAGDFHCRASVSVSRTLDLDKLLKDILSQIDEDAYRKCKSECWEIEQLIRKTKLILTGKRYFIVIDDVWNEQDWNLIKATFPDNNNGSRVIATTRITGVAKLCCSNSGGQPYHMPPLDDYDSRRLFFKRIFCSEDSCPADLEEVSARILKKCGGLPLAIITFASLLANKTHTKDEWERLQDSIGTGSSLENDGNLKGMKDILLLSYWDLPHHLKTCLLYLCIYPEDYKIKRKELKWKWIAEGFLAPQWGHMDQVAEDCFNELVNRNLIQPVFKYDGSVRSCRVHDMVFDLIISLSVEDNFATVLNGHVCNSFPRKIRRLSMQSGDKEYKGAAHAITETKLHVRSLTMFRPGKQIPHMVDFHVLRVLDLKGCDWLENKHVRNIGSSRQLRYLRIESRKITELPGEIGKLRHLETLDLRRCSALLRLPSTVVQLLKLVRLFVSFDTVLPAVEFGSMDALEEVDFWNTDDPMRFAEELRHLTKLRKLRHLGHHIVDPIGDFAMREKLLELLVSSVSELAKCNLKYLVTDGKVGQRLFRDLCCTYPYLHDLAIHPHIEMIPKGMTSLRNLVKLDILVEEFDKEGLHVLMDMRSLSHLRLEIRDGMKENLTIGNNGFKVLKVFLFRYRIGYPFKVEPADLLQLTFAPGAVPALQRLDLMLSPMEVTSDFFANLGFQHFSGLAHLRATLWCDGAAPGRVEALESSIEKAIDLYPSCEFQVDRFLEDGMFKDDKQWEEAVAERRKEFEEHRQKLEESREEEMRLATTN